The window GATACAACATCAAAAGATTACATTGGCACTGCATTATATGAAGTCATTGATGATCAGATCATTCACATTCGTCGTGTTGCAGTGAGCAAGTCACACCGTAATCAAGGGATAGGACAAATGCTGATTGATTATATTGAACAATTTGCTCGGACGAAAGGATTTAAAGTGTCAGAGCTCGACGCTCAAGTTCAAGCCATTCCGTTTTACGAAAAGTTAGGATATGTTGTTGATTCTGACGTCTTTTTGGATGCTGGTATTGAACATCGAACGATGAAGAAAGACCTACAATAACTTTAAACTGCAACAGATAAATCGGTTATCTGTTGCAGTTTTTTCTTTGATTTATTTGTATTTATTTTACAGGAGTATAACAATAAGAATAAATTTTTGTAAATTATCAATATGACCATTCCATCTGCTCTATGAACTGTTTATAATAATATAGTAAATACAATTAAGTAAGGAGAAACACGAATGAAAAACAAACATATCATTGTCCCTACGCTCGCAGTCACAATGCTTGCCTCTACATATCATACAGTTGATGCAAATGAACTGACTTCAACTGAACAAGCTACGACTGAAGTGCCTTCTTCTGAACAAGCTACAACTGAAGCACCTTCAACTGAACAAGCTACAACTGAAGCGCCTTCTTCTGAACAAGCTACAATTGAAGCGCCTTCTTCTGAACAAGCTACAACTGAAGCGCCTTCAACTGAAAAGGCTACAACTGAAGCGCCTTCTTCTGAACAAGCTACGACTGAAGTGCCTTCTTCTGAACAAGCTACAACTGAAGTGCCTTCAACTGAATCAGCTACGACTGAAGCGCCTTCTTCTGAACAAGCTACAACTGAAGTGCCTTCTTATCGAATGGCATCCATTACTGCAAATAAAGTACAAACAGTAGACCAAAATTCTCCTGTAACAAATGATGAAATTGAACGTGCAAATGAAGTGCCACTTGTTGAATATTCATACATTGACGGGACTTACAAAGCACATTACCGCAATGGATATGCACGTCCAGAAGGAATTGTAGCGCACGAAACAGCAAACCAAAATTCTACAATTCATGGTGAAATTGGATATATGACACGCAATAAAGACAATGCTTTTGTTCATGCATTTGTAGATGCAGATCACATTATCGAGGTTGCTCCAACTGAATATTTAGCTTGGGGTGCGGGTCCGGTTGCAAATGAGCGTTTTATGCATGTTGAACTCGTTGAACATAACAATCGTGAACAATTTGTTAAATCGATTAATAACTATGCGGCTTACCTAGCAAATATGCTTTATCGATATAAATTAGGTGTCGATCAAGTTGAATACGACCAAGTTGGAACACTTTGGTCTCACCGTGCTGTGAGTCAATTTTTAGGTGGCACAAACCATGTTGACCCACATGGTTATTTGGAACGTAATAACTACAACTTCCAAGACCTTGTAAAGCTTGTGACTAAAAAATATGATGCTCTAGTGAGTAAACAAGCGAAACCGATCGTAAATCTACCTTATACAGAATCTCAAACAAATCAAATGGCTCGTATGAATACAAACCAAGATGTTGTCTATAACTCAGTCACTGATGTGACACGTCATTCTTCTAAAGATATGCAAGATAAGGCTTATTTTGTAAAGCGTCAAGTTAAGTACAATGCTGATACGTATATGCTGTTACAAAACAGTGAATCTGGACAATATTTAGGATGGGTTAAATCTCAAAACTTAGAGCATTACAATATTGTCGAGGAAACACCTTTTGCCAAAAAAGCAAATGTGAATGGAACAGCACCTGGTTTACTCAATAGACCTTTCGGTACGGACCGTCAAATGAGTCTAATTTTTGACAAAGCACCGACGAGTGAATTCAATATAGAAAAGCAAGTTAAAGTTGGACCTCACACATATTTATACGGATTATTAGATAACACTTATGGATGGTTGAACTTAAAGCAGTTAATTTCCGATCAAGTTATTAGTGAACCAACACCTAAGCCAGTTCCAGAACCTACTCCAACGGAACCGAAACAACCTGAACCAACTCAAGCAAAACCATCTTTAGTTACGATCGCTAAACAAGTTCTAAATGGCGAATGGGGTGATGGTTCAACGCGTCGTGCGAAGTTAACTGAAGCTGGGTATAACTATCGTGAAGTTCAATCAGTCGTCAATCGTATTTTGGCTGGTGAGACAGTTGTAGAACCTGCTCCAACAACTACGACGCCTAAACCGAAACAACCGACTCAAACACCTTCACAACCAAAAAATACAACATCAACTCAAACATCATTAGTGACGATAGCGAAGCAAGTCATCAATGGTGAATGGGGTATCGGTT of the Abyssicoccus albus genome contains:
- a CDS encoding GNAT family N-acetyltransferase; this encodes MSNKVQQANTFVLFGHCVRIRFEVFVMEQNVPSHEELTGQEDEFIHFIAQDTTSKDYIGTALYEVIDDQIIHIRRVAVSKSHRNQGIGQMLIDYIEQFARTKGFKVSELDAQVQAIPFYEKLGYVVDSDVFLDAGIEHRTMKKDLQ
- a CDS encoding N-acetylmuramoyl-L-alanine amidase, with protein sequence MKNKHIIVPTLAVTMLASTYHTVDANELTSTEQATTEVPSSEQATTEAPSTEQATTEAPSSEQATIEAPSSEQATTEAPSTEKATTEAPSSEQATTEVPSSEQATTEVPSTESATTEAPSSEQATTEVPSYRMASITANKVQTVDQNSPVTNDEIERANEVPLVEYSYIDGTYKAHYRNGYARPEGIVAHETANQNSTIHGEIGYMTRNKDNAFVHAFVDADHIIEVAPTEYLAWGAGPVANERFMHVELVEHNNREQFVKSINNYAAYLANMLYRYKLGVDQVEYDQVGTLWSHRAVSQFLGGTNHVDPHGYLERNNYNFQDLVKLVTKKYDALVSKQAKPIVNLPYTESQTNQMARMNTNQDVVYNSVTDVTRHSSKDMQDKAYFVKRQVKYNADTYMLLQNSESGQYLGWVKSQNLEHYNIVEETPFAKKANVNGTAPGLLNRPFGTDRQMSLIFDKAPTSEFNIEKQVKVGPHTYLYGLLDNTYGWLNLKQLISDQVISEPTPKPVPEPTPTEPKQPEPTQAKPSLVTIAKQVLNGEWGDGSTRRAKLTEAGYNYREVQSVVNRILAGETVVEPAPTTTTPKPKQPTQTPSQPKNTTSTQTSLVTIAKQVINGEWGIGSTRRAKLTEVGYNYREVQSVVNRILAGETVVETTPTAKPTKPKQPTQTPSQPKNTTSTQTSLVTIAKQVINGEWGIGSTRRAKLTEAGYNYREVQSVVNRILAGETVVETTPTTPAPKPTKPKQTTQTPSQPKDTTSTQTSLVTIAKQVINGEWGVGSTRRAKLTAAGYNYREVQSVVNKILTGKPVTTKVEPVNSTVSNPDLTQIARDVINGKFGVGSERRYLLEKAGYSYTEVQALVNRML